From the Brassica napus cultivar Da-Ae chromosome A8, Da-Ae, whole genome shotgun sequence genome, one window contains:
- the LOC106359047 gene encoding LOW QUALITY PROTEIN: pre-rRNA 2'-O-ribose RNA methyltransferase (The sequence of the model RefSeq protein was modified relative to this genomic sequence to represent the inferred CDS: deleted 2 bases in 2 codons; substituted 1 base at 1 genomic stop codon), with protein MGKVCNRPLDKYYHLAKQRGFRSRASYKLIQINAKHSLLHKSHAVLDLCAAPGGWMQVAVDKAPFGSLVLGIDLVPIIPIRGCVAIQQDITRPECRSKIKQVMEKHGVRAFDLVLHDGSPNIGGAWSQELMSQNALVIDSVKLATEFLAPRGNFITKVFRSRDYHSVRFCLRELFEKVEELKPTASRSTSSETYLIGLNYKAPAKIDPRLLDYRHLFKETAEPTRKVVDVLGGSKQKRNRDGYEDGESILRKVASAADFIWSENPLEILGTVTCISFDDQASLPLKEHDLTTEEIKILSDDLPVLGKNDFKHILKWRMQIRKALTPEKKEVAKKEPDVGKEDEENEDDRLLSELEELTNAADRKKKQAKKLLAKRRAKDKTRTATNPQIDALEDGYVDHELFSLAAIKGKKDLMAVDNDEDDNANANETENEDRSNGASDDSKDSDIDSDEERQRYTEQMEKMFDEAYDRYMVKKEGSAKQRKRARQAHAEKLEEGNGDEEIKLDYDSDMNEEMDEANPLVVPLDDGETQTKEEISNQWFSQDIFAEAVEGGDLGEDDSEQKASKASVLTGQSLPISSKKEEDFEIVPAPATDSSDSDSSSDDDELLTKAEMLACAKKMLNKKQREEMLDDTYNKHMFADEGLLPKWFLDDEKHHRQPMKPITKEVANAMKAQFREINARPAKKVAEAKARKKRAAAKRFEKVRKKANAISDTADISNRSKDKMIDKLYKKAAEPRKAKKEMVVSKKGVGVKVGKGQKRVDRRMKSDARQRGGGKPGRKGMKSATGXSGQKVKKTRGKRPMGGG; from the exons ATGGGTAAGGTATGTAACCGTCCTTTAGATAAGTACTACCATCTCGCCAAGCAGCGCGGCTTCCGCTCCCGTGCCTCCTACAAGCTCATCCAAATCAACGCCAAGCACTCTCTCCTCCACAAATCCCATGCCGTTCTCGATCTATGCGCCGCCCCCGGTGGTTGGATGCAAGTCGCCGTCGATAAAGCTCCCTTCGGCAGCCTCGTTCTCGGGATCGATCTCGTTCCCATCATCCCCATCCGTGGCTGCGTCGCTATCCAGCAGGATATCACGCGGCCTGAGTGCAGGTCAAAGATTAAGCAAGTGATGGAGAAGCATGGTGTTAGGGCTTTTGATCTTGTTCTTCACGATGGGTCTCCTAATATCGGTGGTGCCTGGTCTCAGGAACTTATGAGTCAGAACGCTTTGGTTATCGATTCTGTGAAGTTGGCCACGGAGTTCTTAGCTCCTAGAGGAAACTTTATCACCAAG GTTTTCAGGTCTCGAGATTATCACTCTGTGCGCTTCTGTCTTCGGGAG CTATTCGAGAAGGTTGAGGAGTTGAAGCCAACGGCTAGTCGTTCAACATCTTCAGAAACGTATCTTATAGGTTTGAATTACAAAGCTCCTGCCAAGATTGATCCTCGTCTTCTTGATTATAGACATCTTTTTAAAGAAACAGCAGAACCCACGagaaag GTTGTGGATGTGCTTGGAGGATCAAAACAGAAGAGAAACCGTGATGG GTATGAAGATGGAGAGTCCATTTTGAGAAAAGTTGCATCTGCTGCTGATTTCATCTGGTCTGAAAATCCTCTTGAGATTCTTGGCACAGTTACTTGTATATCCTTTGATGATCAAGCCTCTCTACCTTTAAAAGAACATGATTTGACTACAGAGGAG ATTAAAATTCTATCCGACGATCTTCCTGTTTTGGGGAAGAATGACTTCAAACACATCCTAAA ATGGAGAATGCAAATTAGGAAAGCTCTGACTCCTGAAAAAAAGGAAGTGGCTAAAAAGGAGCCTGATGTGGGAAAGGAAGACGAGGAAAATGAGGATGATAGACTACTCAGTGAATTAGAAGAGCTCACTAACGCAGCAGACCGCAAGAAGAAACAGGCAAAGAAGCTTCTTGCAAAACGACGGGCCAAG GATAAGACGAGGACGGCGACTAATCCACAAATAGATGCACTTGAAGATGGTTATGTAGACCATGAACTGTTCTCCCTTGCTGCTATCAAG gGAAAGAAAGATCTAATGGCAGTTGACAATGACGAAGATGATAACGCCAACGCCAATGAAACTGAGAACGAAGATCGTAGTAATGGAGCTTCAGATGACTCCAAAGACAGTGACATAGATTCTGATGAAGAGCGTCAGAG ATACACTGAACAAATGGAAAAGATGTTTGATGAGGCATACGACCGTTATATGGTGAAGAAAGAAGGAAGCGCAAAGCAAAGGAAGCGAGCTAGGCAGGCACACGCTGAGAAGCTTGAG GAGGGTaatggagatgaagagataaAACTCGATTATGATTCAGATATGAACGAAGAGATGGACGAGGCAAACCCACTTGTGGTACCACTGGATGATGGAGAGACCCAAACAAAGGAAGAAATCTCCAACCAGTGGTTCAGTCAGGATATATTTGCTGAAGCCGTGGAAGGAGGAGACTTGGGTGAAGATGACAGTGAGCAGAAGGCATCGAAAGCAAGCGTGTTGACTGGTCAGAGTTTACCCATCAGCTCCAAGAAGGAAGAAGATTTCGAGATAGTTCCTGCACCAGCCACTGATTCATCAGACTCAGACTCAtcctctgatgatgatgaacttcTTACAAAGGCGGAGATGTTGGCCTGTGCCAAGAAAATGCTAAACAAGAAGCAGAGGGAAGAGATGCTTGACGATACTTATAACAAACACATGTTTGCGGACGAAGGTTTACTACCCAAATGGTTTCTGGACGACGAGAAACACCACAGGCAACCGATGAAACCCATCACGAAAGAAGTAGCTAACGCAATGAAGGCTCAGTTCAGAGAAATCAATGCTCGTCCGGCCAAGAAAGTGGCTGAGGCCAAGGCACGGAAGAAGCGAGCGGCGGCCAAAAGATTTGAGAAGGTGAGGAAGAAGGCAAATGCAATATCCGACACAGCTGATATATCGAACCGTtcgaaggac aagatgatagACAAGCTATACAAGAAAGCGGCGGAGCCGAGGAAGGCTAAGAAAGAAATGGTTGTGTCGAAGAAAGGAGTAGGGGTTAAGGTTGGGAAAGGTCAGAAGAGAGTGGATAGGAGGATGAAGAGTGATGCTAGGCAACGTGGAGGAGGCAAGCCTGGCAGGAAGGGGATGAAGAGTGCCACTGGTTAATCAGGCCAG AAGGTAAAAAAAACGAGAGGTAAGAGACCCATGGGCGGCGGGTAA